In Tissierellales bacterium, the DNA window ACCAGGTCCTTTGGAGGTTGAAATGTTCCTTTATGATAAGGAAATGACTGATTATTTAATACATGATGAAAAATCAAGAAAAGACTAAATATGTTCCATGTAATGAGGTGTAAATTTGAAAACTTTTCTAGTAATATTAACTGGATATTCTGCTGGTGTAGTAGTAGGAGGAGCTGTAGGTGCATTTATTGCGTTACTTGGGATATTTTCTAGACTAGTAGAAATTACTGATACAAGAAAATATTTTAAATTATACGAATGGACATTTATAATAAGTTC includes these proteins:
- a CDS encoding stage V sporulation protein AB; translated protein: MKTFLVILTGYSAGVVVGGAVGAFIALLGIFSRLVEITDTRKYFKLYEWTFIISSIIFSFLYFVDFSLYLNKYTSIFFGVFNGIFVGL